One genomic region from Acidimicrobiales bacterium encodes:
- the glnA gene encoding type I glutamate--ammonia ligase, with protein sequence MERQQDYVLRTVEERGIRFIQLWFTDVLGTAKSFNITPAELENALEEGMTFDGSAIDGFSRVQESDVLAVPDPRTFQILPLRRDPAVARMFCDIQNLDGTPFEGDPRQVLRRTLDRARNAGFTFFAAPELEWFYFENSDPLAPGGPRPLDSGSYFELTVADKASELRQHTVLTLEEMGIPVEYSQHEDSSSQHEIDLRHTDALSMADAVMTTRLIVKEIASLSGVHATFMPKPIAGVQGSGMHTHFSLFNEDTNAFYDADDPVHLSEVGKGFIAGLLTHAREITAITNQWVNSYKRLVVGYEAPVYVSWARNNRSALIRVPHAKEGRPDPTRIEYRSPDPACNPYLMFAVVLAAGLRGIEKGYELTPEAETNLFAMTDTQRTEAGIDALPGSLSEALDVMEGSSLVAETLGDHVFEWFLRNKRAEWADYKTQVTPFELERYFSGL encoded by the coding sequence ATGGAGCGCCAGCAGGATTACGTCCTCCGAACGGTCGAAGAACGCGGAATCCGGTTCATCCAACTGTGGTTCACCGACGTGCTCGGCACGGCCAAGTCGTTCAACATCACGCCCGCCGAGCTCGAGAACGCCCTGGAAGAGGGCATGACGTTCGACGGCTCCGCCATCGACGGCTTCTCCCGGGTGCAGGAGTCCGACGTGCTGGCTGTGCCCGACCCGCGCACGTTCCAGATCCTGCCGCTGCGACGCGACCCGGCCGTCGCCCGCATGTTCTGCGACATCCAGAACCTCGACGGAACGCCCTTCGAGGGTGATCCGCGCCAAGTGCTGCGCCGCACGCTCGACCGGGCGCGCAACGCCGGCTTCACCTTCTTCGCCGCCCCCGAACTCGAGTGGTTCTACTTCGAGAACAGCGACCCGCTGGCGCCCGGCGGGCCGCGCCCGCTCGACAGCGGCAGCTACTTCGAGCTGACCGTCGCCGACAAGGCGAGCGAGCTGCGCCAGCACACGGTGCTCACGCTCGAGGAGATGGGCATCCCCGTCGAGTACAGCCAGCACGAAGACTCGAGCAGCCAGCACGAGATCGACCTGCGCCACACCGATGCGCTGTCGATGGCCGACGCGGTGATGACCACGCGTCTCATCGTGAAGGAAATTGCGTCGCTTTCCGGGGTGCACGCCACGTTCATGCCCAAGCCGATCGCGGGCGTGCAGGGGTCGGGCATGCACACGCACTTCTCGCTCTTCAACGAGGACACCAACGCCTTCTACGACGCCGACGACCCGGTGCACCTGTCGGAGGTCGGCAAGGGGTTCATCGCCGGCCTGCTGACGCACGCGCGCGAGATCACCGCGATCACGAACCAGTGGGTCAACAGCTACAAGCGCCTGGTCGTCGGTTACGAGGCACCCGTCTACGTCAGTTGGGCGCGCAACAACCGCTCGGCGTTGATCCGCGTGCCCCACGCCAAGGAAGGCCGTCCGGATCCGACGCGCATCGAATACCGCTCGCCCGATCCGGCGTGCAACCCGTACCTGATGTTCGCCGTCGTGCTCGCCGCGGGCCTGCGGGGCATCGAGAAGGGCTACGAGTTGACGCCCGAGGCCGAGACGAATCTGTTCGCCATGACCGACACGCAGCGCACCGAAGCCGGCATCGACGCCCTGCCCGGTTCGCTGTCCGAAGCCCTCGACGTGATGGAAGGTTCGTCGCTCGTCGCCGAGACGCTGGGCGATCACGTCTTCGAATGGTTCCTGCGCAACAAGCGCGCCGAGTGGGCCGACTACAAGACGCAGGTGACGCCGTTCGAACTCGAGCGCTACTTCTCGGGGCTGTAA
- a CDS encoding cytochrome P450: MTIDFDSMAQFTDTVAGDNRDPYPELAVKRRETPVELKVQLGYDLSERLTATVYQYDDVATVLRDNETYSSGAIRDLMAVVMGPYVLVGMDEPEHKRHRHLVSQAFRAKTLAHWEEDLMGDVIDELIDNFAARGTAELVREFTFRFPVQVIAEVLGVPRTDHAQFHEYAVQIINVAADPENGIKAGAAMREYLVDHVEARRKQPGSDVISDLVASEIDGERLDDEEIYSFLRLLLPAGAETTYRAAGNFIFGLLTHTDQLEMLRADRSLMPQAIEEAIRWETPLLITNRRCLRDTELHGVEIPEGADVIPHVGSANHDETRWDNPEQFDITREPQPQIAFGLGPHMCLGMHLARLELKVAVNRLIDRLPNLRLDPAGNDPHIHGERFRSPTSLPILFG, from the coding sequence GTGACGATCGACTTCGACTCGATGGCGCAGTTCACCGACACCGTGGCCGGTGATAATCGCGATCCGTATCCGGAGTTGGCGGTGAAGCGGCGCGAGACGCCCGTCGAGCTGAAGGTCCAGCTGGGCTACGACCTGTCGGAGCGGCTGACGGCGACCGTGTACCAGTACGACGACGTCGCCACCGTGTTGCGCGACAACGAGACCTACTCGTCCGGTGCCATCCGCGACCTCATGGCCGTCGTGATGGGGCCCTATGTCCTCGTCGGCATGGACGAGCCCGAGCACAAGCGGCACCGCCATCTTGTCTCACAGGCCTTCCGCGCCAAGACGCTGGCGCACTGGGAAGAAGACTTGATGGGCGACGTCATCGACGAGCTCATCGACAACTTCGCGGCGCGCGGCACCGCCGAGTTGGTCCGCGAGTTCACGTTTCGCTTTCCTGTGCAAGTGATCGCGGAAGTGCTCGGCGTCCCGCGCACCGATCACGCGCAGTTCCACGAGTACGCCGTGCAGATCATCAACGTCGCCGCTGACCCGGAGAACGGCATCAAGGCGGGCGCGGCGATGCGCGAGTACCTCGTCGATCACGTCGAAGCGCGGCGCAAGCAACCGGGCTCCGATGTCATCAGCGATCTCGTGGCCAGCGAGATCGACGGCGAGAGGCTCGACGACGAGGAGATCTACTCGTTCCTGCGCCTGCTGCTCCCGGCCGGTGCCGAGACGACGTATCGCGCCGCGGGCAACTTCATCTTCGGTCTGCTCACGCACACCGACCAGCTCGAGATGTTGCGCGCCGACCGTTCGCTGATGCCCCAGGCGATCGAAGAGGCGATCCGGTGGGAGACGCCGCTGCTCATCACCAACCGCCGCTGTCTGCGCGACACGGAGTTGCACGGTGTCGAGATCCCCGAAGGCGCGGACGTCATCCCCCACGTCGGCTCGGCCAACCACGACGAGACGCGGTGGGACAACCCGGAGCAGTTCGACATCACCCGCGAGCCCCAGCCGCAGATCGCGTTCGGCCTCGGTCCGCACATGTGCCTCGGGATGCACCTGGCCCGTCTCGAACTTAAAGTCGCGGTCAACCGCCTGATCGACCGGCTGCCGAACCTACGGCTCGATCCGGCCGGCAACGATCCGCACATCCACGGCGAGCGGTTCCGCTCGCCGACGTCGCTGCCCATACTGTTCGGTTGA
- a CDS encoding P-loop NTPase → MTVTDEQVRGALAGVIDPELGDSVLDLGMVKDIAIDGEHVTVTVALTTAGCPLRAQFMKDVRARVGGLVGVSKVDVKFGEMTAEQKRSLMDRARWKAQERSTVTMDLSPAARVAAIASGKGGVGKSTVTANLAVGLAARGFKVGVLDADIGGFSMPRLLGVDAKVEAEKVEGDRVRINPIEKQIGDGLLRVVSMGAIEGAAEDEAVMLRGLMLNRALQHFLEDVAWGDVDYLLIDMPPGTSDIQMGLARMLPRTEVLIVTTPAIAAQQVAARAADMARKGYLRVVGVVENMSAFVAPDGESYPLFGEGGGKRLAAKLGVPLLGQLPLDAAVAAAGDQGEPAVLGDGPAALAYKELLDVLVDDALPPIDAGCSAVTALEALLPAD, encoded by the coding sequence GTGACGGTCACCGACGAACAGGTTCGAGGGGCGCTGGCCGGCGTCATCGACCCAGAACTCGGCGACTCCGTCCTCGATCTCGGCATGGTGAAAGACATCGCCATCGACGGCGAGCACGTCACCGTGACCGTCGCGCTCACTACGGCAGGGTGCCCGCTGCGCGCCCAGTTCATGAAGGACGTGCGCGCCCGCGTGGGCGGGTTGGTCGGCGTGTCCAAGGTCGACGTGAAGTTCGGCGAGATGACGGCCGAGCAGAAGCGCTCGCTCATGGACCGCGCCCGCTGGAAGGCGCAGGAGCGCTCGACGGTCACCATGGACCTGTCGCCCGCCGCGCGCGTCGCGGCGATCGCGTCGGGCAAGGGCGGCGTGGGCAAGAGCACGGTGACGGCCAACCTCGCCGTCGGTCTCGCGGCCCGGGGGTTCAAGGTCGGCGTGCTCGACGCCGACATCGGAGGCTTTTCCATGCCGCGCCTGCTCGGCGTCGACGCCAAGGTCGAAGCCGAGAAGGTCGAGGGCGACCGCGTGCGCATCAACCCGATCGAGAAGCAGATTGGCGACGGGCTGCTGCGGGTGGTGTCGATGGGCGCCATCGAAGGCGCGGCCGAAGACGAAGCCGTCATGCTGCGCGGCCTGATGCTCAACCGCGCGCTCCAGCACTTCCTCGAAGACGTGGCGTGGGGCGACGTCGACTACCTGCTGATCGACATGCCGCCCGGGACGAGCGATATCCAGATGGGCCTGGCGCGCATGCTGCCGCGCACGGAGGTCCTCATCGTCACGACACCGGCGATCGCGGCGCAGCAGGTCGCCGCCCGCGCAGCGGACATGGCGCGCAAGGGCTACCTGCGCGTGGTTGGCGTGGTCGAGAACATGAGCGCGTTCGTGGCGCCCGACGGCGAGTCGTACCCCTTGTTCGGCGAGGGCGGCGGCAAACGGTTGGCCGCCAAGCTCGGCGTGCCACTGCTCGGGCAGTTGCCCCTCGACGCTGCCGTGGCGGCCGCCGGTGATCAGGGAGAGCCGGCGGTGCTGGGTGACGGTCCGGCGGCGCTCGCCTACAAGGAACTGCTCGACGTCCTCGTCGACGACGCGCTGCCGCCCATCGACGCCGGTTGCAGCGCGGTTACGGCGCTGGAAGCTCTACTGCCCGCAGACTGA
- a CDS encoding 2Fe-2S iron-sulfur cluster-binding protein, with amino-acid sequence MPVLFRLDGQEVTVERDGVSLLDALRDELRVHTVKDGCAPQGQCGCCTVWVDGSPRVACVTPVRRVAGRDVTTVDGLDAAVRQRFTDTFVATGASQCGFCTPGIVMRLAALGAGDDPERALLAHLCRCTGWQTIEEAFAGGNAAPATRDLDAAARRATIEGRSPQHVGPEVVLGHGGFADDTAPPDALVAVPTLDGQWVVAETLSEARAAAGKVQGRRTTIPLRHPLELPPGDWDLTLRTTWVEPGYLEPDASWCAPGGEPATPLANGGAFGGKATSIAPAVAQRLANEHGRAVRVVLAREDVVRLGPKRPPIAAGLRADGTGVIRVVRTPGITEAMRAVLPDVTVEEVDVAGPPTSLDVRAAGYAEASVLKAALTGDARVGVAAARIGDDGTVYVTVDAGDPLDGIVLRSYCIGAAHMALGWVRSEGVAVDEAGVVHDLTIRSFGILRAVDTPRIEVTVTPSDGPPVNASDDVFAAVATAAWMAERRPTDWPTQRRVQA; translated from the coding sequence GTGCCGGTTTTGTTCCGCCTCGACGGGCAAGAGGTCACCGTCGAGCGCGACGGGGTGAGCCTGCTCGACGCGTTGCGCGACGAACTCCGGGTGCACACCGTGAAGGACGGCTGCGCGCCGCAGGGCCAGTGCGGGTGCTGCACGGTGTGGGTCGACGGCTCGCCGCGGGTGGCCTGTGTGACGCCGGTGCGCCGCGTCGCCGGCCGCGACGTCACCACCGTCGACGGCCTCGACGCGGCGGTCCGCCAGCGTTTTACCGACACCTTCGTCGCCACCGGTGCCAGCCAGTGCGGGTTCTGCACTCCCGGCATCGTGATGCGACTCGCCGCCCTCGGCGCGGGCGACGATCCCGAGCGCGCCCTGCTCGCCCACCTGTGCCGCTGCACGGGCTGGCAGACGATCGAGGAAGCCTTCGCCGGCGGGAATGCCGCGCCGGCAACCCGCGACCTCGACGCCGCGGCCCGGCGGGCGACGATCGAAGGCCGCTCGCCCCAGCACGTCGGCCCCGAGGTCGTGCTCGGCCACGGCGGCTTCGCCGACGACACCGCGCCGCCCGACGCCCTCGTTGCCGTGCCCACACTCGACGGGCAGTGGGTCGTGGCCGAGACGCTGAGCGAGGCGCGCGCCGCCGCAGGGAAGGTGCAGGGCCGGCGCACGACCATCCCGCTGCGGCACCCGCTCGAACTCCCTCCGGGCGACTGGGACCTCACTCTGCGCACGACCTGGGTCGAACCGGGCTACCTCGAACCGGACGCGTCGTGGTGCGCGCCGGGCGGCGAGCCGGCGACGCCGCTCGCCAACGGCGGCGCGTTTGGGGGCAAGGCGACGTCGATCGCACCGGCCGTAGCTCAGCGACTGGCGAACGAACACGGGCGCGCCGTGCGCGTGGTGCTGGCGCGCGAGGACGTCGTCCGCCTCGGTCCGAAGCGTCCGCCGATCGCCGCCGGCCTGCGCGCCGACGGCACAGGCGTCATCCGTGTCGTGCGCACACCCGGTATCACCGAGGCGATGCGGGCGGTGCTACCCGACGTCACCGTCGAGGAAGTCGACGTGGCCGGACCGCCGACGTCGCTCGACGTGCGCGCCGCCGGATACGCCGAGGCGTCGGTGCTCAAGGCGGCGCTGACCGGCGACGCCCGTGTTGGCGTTGCTGCGGCGCGCATCGGCGACGACGGCACGGTCTACGTCACCGTCGACGCCGGCGACCCGCTCGACGGGATCGTGCTGCGCTCCTACTGCATCGGCGCGGCGCACATGGCGCTGGGGTGGGTGCGCAGCGAAGGCGTCGCCGTCGACGAAGCCGGCGTCGTGCACGACCTCACCATCCGCAGCTTCGGCATTCTGCGCGCCGTCGACACGCCACGCATCGAGGTGACGGTCACGCCGAGTGACGGACCGCCGGTGAACGCGTCGGACGACGTGTTCGCCGCCGTCGCCACTGCGGCGTGGATGGCCGAGCGCCGGCCGACCGACTGGCCGACACAACGTAGGGTGCAGGCATGA
- the erpA gene encoding iron-sulfur cluster insertion protein ErpA → MSITETTQGAGITLTDAAAAKVAELLAQEGDERLALRVAVRPGGCSGFSYEMFFDAETDENDELTTFGAVKVVVDSTSKQLLVGATLDYKDGLQGAGFSINNPNATKTCGCGSSFS, encoded by the coding sequence ATGAGCATCACCGAGACCACGCAAGGCGCTGGCATCACCCTCACCGACGCCGCCGCGGCCAAGGTGGCCGAGCTGCTCGCCCAGGAGGGCGACGAGCGCCTCGCGCTGCGCGTTGCCGTGCGACCGGGCGGTTGCTCCGGCTTCTCCTACGAGATGTTCTTCGACGCCGAGACCGACGAGAACGACGAGCTCACCACGTTCGGTGCCGTCAAGGTCGTCGTCGACAGCACGTCCAAGCAACTGCTGGTGGGCGCCACGCTCGACTACAAGGACGGCCTCCAGGGCGCCGGCTTCTCGATCAACAACCCCAACGCCACCAAGACCTGCGGCTGCGGGTCCTCGTTCAGCTAA
- a CDS encoding zf-TFIIB domain-containing protein: MRCPNDGETLVAATLDRVEVNDCPKCGGIWFERDALTRAKDNADDFVRWIDSDVFAAAEASDDETTKACAQCGEPMRTFVYPHSDVRVEACVADHGVWLDKGEFDKIVSELDGMTNAMSVGDYAHATVDQLKEVFRPHESRWSEVKDFFAVFKLLEARFGTEHPGVAAAVNAASRIGL; the protein is encoded by the coding sequence TTGCGCTGCCCGAACGACGGCGAGACCCTCGTCGCGGCGACGCTTGACCGCGTCGAGGTCAACGACTGCCCCAAGTGCGGCGGCATCTGGTTCGAGCGCGACGCGCTGACCCGCGCCAAGGACAACGCCGACGACTTCGTCCGCTGGATCGACAGCGACGTGTTCGCGGCGGCTGAAGCGTCCGACGACGAGACGACCAAGGCGTGCGCGCAGTGCGGCGAGCCGATGCGGACGTTTGTCTATCCGCACTCCGATGTGCGCGTCGAAGCATGTGTGGCGGACCACGGTGTGTGGCTCGACAAGGGTGAGTTCGACAAGATCGTCAGCGAACTCGACGGCATGACGAATGCGATGTCGGTGGGCGACTACGCGCACGCCACCGTCGACCAGTTGAAAGAAGTGTTCCGGCCCCACGAGTCGCGGTGGTCGGAAGTGAAGGACTTCTTCGCCGTCTTCAAGCTCCTCGAGGCGCGCTTCGGCACCGAACACCCTGGCGTCGCCGCCGCCGTCAACGCCGCCTCCCGCATCGGGCTGTAG
- the glnII gene encoding glutamine synthetase GlnII, which produces MSYQAEYIWIDGTEPTALLRSKTKILADGKEPDIWGFDGSSTNQAEGHSSDCVLQPVCVVPDPIRKGDNKLVLCEVLNTDMTPHPSNTRAKLREVYDKYKDQDPWFGIEQEYTLFKGARPLGFPEHGGYPGPQGPYYCGVGQDDIYGRPLVEEHMTACLEAGLLISGINAEVMPGQWEFQIGAGDPLTVSDHLWLGRWLLHRIGEEHDISVTLDPKPARGDWNGAGAHTNFSTGKMREDYDAIIAACEALGKNADEHVANYGFGIENRLTGAHETAPYDQFSYGVSNRGASVRIPWQVAIEKKGYIEDRRPNANCDPYVVTRLIVNTCCSALA; this is translated from the coding sequence ATGAGCTATCAGGCTGAATACATCTGGATCGACGGCACCGAGCCCACGGCCCTGCTGCGCTCCAAGACGAAGATCCTTGCCGACGGCAAGGAGCCGGACATTTGGGGCTTCGACGGTTCGTCGACCAACCAGGCCGAGGGTCACTCTTCGGACTGCGTGCTGCAGCCTGTGTGTGTCGTGCCGGATCCCATCCGCAAGGGCGACAACAAGCTGGTGCTGTGCGAAGTCCTCAACACGGACATGACGCCGCACCCGTCGAACACCCGCGCCAAGCTGCGCGAGGTCTACGACAAGTACAAGGACCAGGATCCGTGGTTCGGCATCGAGCAGGAGTACACGCTGTTCAAGGGCGCCCGCCCGCTCGGCTTCCCCGAGCACGGTGGTTACCCGGGCCCGCAGGGTCCGTACTACTGCGGCGTCGGCCAGGACGACATCTACGGCCGCCCGCTGGTCGAAGAGCACATGACGGCGTGCCTCGAGGCCGGTCTGCTGATCTCGGGCATCAACGCCGAGGTCATGCCCGGCCAGTGGGAGTTCCAGATCGGCGCCGGCGACCCGCTGACGGTCTCGGACCACCTGTGGCTCGGCCGCTGGCTGCTGCACCGCATCGGTGAGGAGCACGACATCTCGGTCACCCTCGACCCCAAGCCGGCGCGCGGTGACTGGAACGGTGCGGGTGCCCACACCAACTTCTCCACGGGCAAGATGCGCGAGGACTACGACGCGATCATCGCGGCGTGCGAAGCGCTCGGGAAGAACGCCGACGAGCACGTGGCCAACTACGGCTTCGGCATCGAGAACCGTCTGACCGGTGCGCACGAAACCGCCCCGTACGACCAGTTCTCCTACGGCGTGTCCAACCGCGGCGCGTCGGTGCGCATCCCGTGGCAGGTCGCCATCGAGAAGAAGGGCTACATCGAGGACCGCCGGCCCAACGCCAACTGCGATCCGTACGTCGTGACCCGTCTCATCGTCAACACCTGCTGCTCTGCCCTCGCCTAA
- a CDS encoding RidA family protein: MTAKPLGPYTPVVRSGEWIVCSGQLGLRDGVLAGGGVADETTQAIDNLTALLASEGAALTDIVKTTVFLTDMAEFATMNEAYVAAFGDHRPARSTIGVAALPVAGAAVEIEAWARKG; this comes from the coding sequence ATGACCGCCAAGCCGCTGGGTCCGTACACACCGGTTGTCCGTTCGGGGGAGTGGATTGTCTGTTCGGGTCAGCTCGGCCTGCGCGACGGCGTGCTCGCCGGCGGCGGCGTCGCCGACGAGACGACCCAGGCGATCGACAACCTCACCGCGCTGCTCGCCTCTGAAGGCGCCGCGCTCACCGACATCGTCAAGACCACCGTGTTCCTCACCGACATGGCCGAGTTCGCCACCATGAACGAGGCCTACGTCGCCGCCTTCGGCGACCACCGCCCGGCGCGTTCGACCATCGGCGTTGCCGCGCTACCCGTCGCAGGAGCCGCCGTCGAAATCGAAGCCTGGGCGCGGAAGGGGTAA
- a CDS encoding response regulator transcription factor: MEPLLVYPDPAPPELVQALDLAGYPWKAISSPEAAVIDEPDDGWAGAVIVAAADAESAFALCRALRKRDQPLEPLLVLVGGQYLDRLELREDLFDDFCLWPFQPRELEARLKHLFWRTGRGTRPELVEYGSLVLNTETYQAALNGRPLDLTFLEYELLKFLATHPGKVFTRQTLLSRVWGYEYYGGARTVDVHIRRLRAKLDDEANLIQTVRSVGYRFGQSRWG; the protein is encoded by the coding sequence GTGGAACCCCTCCTCGTCTACCCCGATCCGGCACCGCCCGAATTGGTGCAGGCGCTCGACCTTGCCGGTTATCCGTGGAAAGCGATCTCGTCGCCCGAAGCCGCGGTCATCGACGAACCCGACGACGGATGGGCAGGCGCGGTCATCGTCGCGGCGGCCGACGCCGAGAGCGCGTTCGCGTTGTGCCGCGCGCTGCGCAAGCGCGACCAACCGCTCGAGCCGCTGCTGGTGCTCGTCGGCGGGCAGTATCTCGACCGCCTCGAATTGCGCGAGGACCTCTTCGACGACTTCTGCCTGTGGCCGTTCCAGCCCCGCGAACTCGAAGCGCGGCTGAAGCACCTGTTCTGGCGGACGGGTCGCGGCACGCGTCCCGAACTCGTGGAGTACGGCTCGCTGGTGCTGAACACCGAGACGTACCAGGCGGCACTGAACGGCCGGCCGCTCGACCTCACGTTCCTCGAATACGAACTGCTGAAGTTCCTGGCCACGCACCCCGGCAAGGTCTTCACCCGCCAGACGCTGCTGTCGCGGGTGTGGGGCTACGAGTACTACGGCGGCGCCCGCACCGTCGACGTCCACATCCGCCGCCTCCGCGCCAAGCTCGACGACGAAGCCAACCTGATCCAGACCGTCAGGTCCGTCGGCTACCGCTTCGGGCAATCCCGCTGGGGTTAA
- a CDS encoding ferredoxin, with amino-acid sequence MAAFEITVDRERCMGSGNCSFWAPNTFDLDDEGLSIVTNPEGDDASKIQNAANGCPTQAISLRAVELPAP; translated from the coding sequence ATGGCCGCCTTCGAGATCACCGTCGACCGCGAGCGCTGCATGGGTTCGGGCAACTGCAGCTTCTGGGCGCCCAACACCTTCGACCTCGACGACGAGGGCCTGTCGATCGTCACCAACCCCGAGGGCGACGACGCCTCGAAGATTCAGAACGCGGCCAACGGGTGCCCGACCCAGGCCATCAGTCTGCGGGCAGTAGAGCTTCCAGCGCCGTAA
- a CDS encoding helix-turn-helix domain-containing protein: protein MDRLGVFKALGDNTRYAIYLELARSETPLATAEIAELLDLHPNTVRPHLERMREVGLLDVDADNRGTVGRPQNRYRLAADAPSLGLESSSMRLLANMLAAAAIIGGVDPEAAAEAGRLQGEASAAQAEMQRRTEPGHCVAALVDELTSLGFDPATVDDGATATIAFTRCPFQELAQAFPDLVCHLHRGMIEGFVDVPLAVRVAAFHTLADRDPCRVDLALR, encoded by the coding sequence GTGGACCGACTCGGCGTCTTCAAGGCGCTCGGCGACAACACGCGCTACGCCATCTATCTCGAGTTGGCGCGCAGCGAGACGCCGCTCGCCACCGCCGAGATCGCCGAGTTGCTCGATCTGCACCCCAATACCGTCCGCCCACACCTCGAGCGCATGCGCGAGGTGGGACTGCTGGACGTCGACGCCGACAATCGGGGCACGGTTGGCCGGCCGCAGAACCGCTACCGGCTCGCCGCCGACGCTCCGTCGCTCGGCCTTGAGTCGTCCTCGATGCGCTTATTGGCCAACATGCTGGCGGCGGCCGCCATCATCGGCGGGGTCGATCCCGAGGCGGCGGCCGAGGCCGGCCGGCTCCAGGGCGAAGCGAGCGCGGCGCAGGCCGAGATGCAGCGACGCACCGAACCCGGCCACTGCGTGGCCGCCCTGGTCGACGAGCTGACGTCGCTTGGCTTCGACCCGGCAACCGTCGACGACGGTGCCACCGCCACGATCGCCTTCACGCGCTGCCCGTTCCAGGAGCTGGCGCAAGCCTTTCCCGACCTGGTGTGCCACCTCCACCGAGGAATGATCGAGGGGTTCGTCGACGTTCCCCTAGCTGTGCGCGTGGCTGCGTTTCACACCCTGGCCGACCGGGATCCGTGCCGGGTCGACCTGGCCCTGCGGTAA
- a CDS encoding NAD+ synthase: MQIAACQLNPTVGAIDANCDAIIGAFKAAVADGAHVVAFGELGICGYPPEDLLLKDAFVDAVEAGLRRVAAVTADAPGVLLIVGAVERRGERLYNTAALCRDGEVVAQHHKRHLPNYAVFDEHRWFDEGEEPVPIVEVDGVRVAAVVCEDVWVEGGPMPGAANDGADLIVVVNGSPYARGRIDERLEILRTRVAECGRPVVYVNQVGGQDELIFDGGSFALNADGAIAAMAPQLVEHTLTVTFDDDGVLHGSVAERLNELDEVYDALVLATRDYIDKNGFGDVVLTLSGGIDSSLVSAIAADALGPERVHVVAMPSRYSSPDSEGDAEKLARNFGIDFLTIPIEPAHATFMEMLAPTFGDRAPDLTEENLQSRIRGVLVMALSNKLGWTVLTCGNKSESAVGYSTLYGDTAGGFAVIKDCLKLLVYQLAQRRNERAGFDVIPANVLAKPPSAELRPGQRDDQSLPPYEILDPILERYVEHDASLASIVGDGFDEAVVRRIVGLVDRSEYKRRQTPLGPRITGKAFGRDRRVPITNRFSG, encoded by the coding sequence ATGCAGATAGCTGCCTGCCAGCTCAACCCCACGGTGGGGGCGATCGACGCCAACTGCGACGCCATCATCGGGGCGTTCAAGGCCGCGGTGGCCGACGGGGCCCACGTGGTTGCCTTCGGCGAACTCGGCATCTGCGGGTACCCGCCGGAGGATCTGCTGCTGAAGGACGCGTTCGTCGACGCCGTCGAGGCGGGCCTGCGGCGCGTCGCTGCAGTCACCGCCGACGCGCCGGGCGTGCTGCTGATCGTCGGCGCGGTGGAGCGGCGGGGTGAGCGCCTGTACAACACCGCCGCGCTGTGCCGTGACGGCGAAGTCGTCGCGCAGCACCACAAGCGCCACCTGCCGAACTACGCGGTGTTCGACGAGCACCGATGGTTCGACGAAGGCGAAGAGCCCGTGCCGATCGTCGAGGTCGACGGCGTACGCGTCGCGGCGGTGGTGTGCGAGGACGTGTGGGTCGAAGGCGGGCCCATGCCCGGCGCCGCCAACGACGGCGCCGACCTGATCGTCGTGGTGAACGGTTCGCCGTACGCCCGCGGTCGCATCGACGAGCGGCTGGAGATCCTGCGGACCCGCGTCGCCGAGTGCGGGCGGCCCGTCGTGTACGTCAACCAGGTCGGTGGCCAAGACGAGTTGATCTTCGACGGCGGGTCGTTCGCGCTCAACGCCGACGGCGCGATCGCAGCGATGGCTCCCCAACTCGTCGAGCACACCCTGACCGTGACCTTCGACGACGACGGGGTCCTGCACGGATCGGTCGCCGAGCGATTGAACGAGCTCGACGAGGTCTACGACGCGCTGGTCCTCGCCACCCGCGACTACATCGACAAGAACGGCTTCGGTGACGTGGTGCTGACGCTTTCCGGCGGCATCGACTCGTCGCTGGTCTCGGCGATCGCGGCGGACGCGCTCGGACCCGAACGCGTGCACGTCGTGGCCATGCCTTCGCGCTACTCGTCACCCGACTCCGAAGGTGACGCCGAGAAGCTGGCGCGCAACTTCGGTATCGACTTCCTGACGATTCCGATCGAACCGGCCCACGCCACCTTCATGGAAATGCTGGCGCCGACCTTCGGCGACCGCGCGCCCGACCTCACCGAGGAGAACCTGCAGAGCCGCATCCGCGGCGTGCTCGTCATGGCGCTGTCGAACAAGCTCGGCTGGACGGTGCTCACGTGCGGCAACAAGAGCGAGTCGGCCGTCGGCTACTCGACGCTGTACGGCGACACCGCCGGCGGCTTCGCCGTCATCAAGGACTGCCTCAAGCTGCTCGTGTACCAGCTGGCGCAGCGCCGCAACGAACGCGCCGGCTTCGACGTCATCCCGGCGAACGTGCTGGCGAAGCCGCCGTCGGCCGAACTCCGGCCGGGGCAGCGCGACGACCAGAGCCTGCCGCCGTACGAAATTCTCGACCCGATCCTCGAGCGTTACGTCGAGCACGACGCGTCGCTCGCCTCGATCGTGGGCGATGGGTTCGACGAAGCCGTGGTGCGCCGCATCGTCGGCTTGGTGGATCGCTCGGAATACAAGCGGCGTCAGACACCGCTCGGCCCGCGCATCACCGGCAAGGCGTTCGGCCGCGATCGGCGCGTGCCGATCACCAACCGCTTCTCGGGGTGA